The sequence CTAGGCAATATATATCGATAGAGTGACCCTAAATCAGGGCATGTTAGTTCAGATAGAGTTAAGATAACattaccaatttttaaaatgaaagtaacTGATTCTTATTACCTGGAAGCATGGGGTTGACGCCAATGCCTTGATTGGGTCCTCTCACTAAGAAATCAGTGCCTGGAATAATGATAGGAGTTAACACATGGGGCCTGAGAATCATGGGAGGTTTTTGTCCTTCAGCAGCATCTGCCTCTTCCTTCTTTGGAATTACTTCAACTATTGCTGGGTTAGGAGTTTGCTTAGGGCTGGTGGTGGTTTGCAGCATGGCTTCTGCTAAAGAGGTAGGGTTGGATTTGGGCATTGTTGTCGTAGTTATCTTTGGGGGAATTGGTGTAGTCTTTGGTTTTCTCTTAGGTGTTCTGCTTGGCTTTTTGGTAGAAGTGGGCTTTTTGGGTGCTTTGGTTGGCTTTTTAGGTTTGAGAGTTGTCACTTTAGAACTAGTAGCTGTATCTTTTGGTATCGCTGTTGTTTCTTCCAGTTTACTCATAATCTCTTCGGTTGTAGTTGTCTTTTTTGTGGCAGTCATTACTTTGGGTGCAAGAGTAGTTGCTTTAGGAGTAATTTTGGATGATGTCGTGGTATCTTCAATTGTAGATGTTACTGGCCTGATTGTACTTGTTATTTTGGATTCAGTGGTCTTTTCTTCTGTTGTAGTTGCTGTCTCTTTTGTTGTAATTTTCTGTACAGCCGTTGTAGTTTCAGGTATAGTATGTATGTCTTTTCCTGTTATCTTGTCTTTAGCTGTTGTAGTCACTTCAGGTTTGGTCACTTCAGGAGCCTTGGTTGTAGGTACAGCAGCCTCCTGAGGAATATTTTCAAGATCCTTTGGTGTGGGTTTTGCAGGAAACGCAGGAGTTGATTCATCAAGATTCTTGGGAGTAGTGGGAAGCTCCATGGTGATAGTTGGAGTAGAGGCCTCTGAGGTGGTTGGAGCAGGTGTCTCAGGAGAAGTTGGAGCAGGCttcttgggggtgggaggaggcttTTTGGAAGTGGTAAGAGCAGGTTCCTTTGTGGTGGTAGGTGCAGGCTCCCTAGGGGTGGTGGGTGCGGGCTCCTTAGGGGTCATGGGTGCAGGCTCCTTTGGGGTGGTGGGCGCAGGCTCCTTAGGGGTAGTGGGTGTGGGTTCCTTGGGGGTGGTGGGTTCAGGCTCCTTAGGGGTCGTGGGTGCGGCCTCCTTCGGGGTGGTGGGCGCAGGCTCCTTAGGCGTAGTGGGTGCAGACTCCTTAGGGGTGGTGGGTGTAGGTTCCTTGGTGGTGGTGGGTGCAGGCTCCTTAGGGGTGATGGCAGTGGGCTccttgggggtggtgggtgcaggctCCTTAGGGGACGTGGGTGCAGGCTccttgggggtggtgggtgcaggcCCCTCAGGAGTAGTGGGTGCAGGCTCCTTAGGGGTGGTGGGTATAGGCTCCTTGGTGGTGGTGGGTGCAGGCTCCTTAGAGGTGGTGGGTGCAGGCTCCTTAGGGGTGATGGCAGTGGGCTccttgggggtggtgggtgcaggctCCTTGGTAGTGGTGGGTGAGGGCTCTTTGGGAGTGGTGGGAGCAGTTTCCTTGAGAGTGGTAGGAACAGGCTctttgggggtggtgggtgcaggctCCTTGGTGGTGGTGGGTACAGGCTCCTTAGGAGTGGTGGGTACAGGCTCCTTAGGAGTGGTGGGTGCAGGCTCCTTAGGGGTGGTGGGTGTAGGCTCCTTGGTAGTGGTGGGTGAGGGCTCTTTGGGAGTGGTGGGAGCAGTTTCCTTGAGAGTAGTAGGAACAGGCTctttgggggtggtgggtgcaggctCCTTGATGGTGGTGGGTACAGGCTCCTTAGGAGTGGTGGGTGCAGGCTCCTTAGGGGTGGTGGGTGTAGGCTCCTTGGTAGTGGTGGGTGAGGGCTCTTTGGGAGTGGTGGGAGCAGTTTCCTTGAGAGTAGTAGGAACAGGCTctttgggggtggtgggtgcaggctCCTTGGTGGTGGTGGGTACAGGCTCCTTAGGAGTGGTGGGTGCAGGCTCCTTAGGTGTGGTGGGTGTAGGCTCCTTGGTAGTGGTGGGTGAGGGCTCTTTGGGAGTGGTGGGAGCAGTTTCCTTGAGAGTAGCGGGAGCAGGCTCTTTGGGGGTGGTGGGTACAGGCTCCTTAGGGGTGGTGGGTGTAGGCTCCTTGGTAGTGGTGGGTGAGGGCTCTTTGGGAGTGGTGGGAGCAGTTTCCTTGACAGTAGTGGGAGCAGGCTCTTTGGGAGTGGTGGGTGCAGGCttcttggtggtggtgggagcAGGACCCGTGGGAGTGGTGGGAGCGGGCTCCTTGGTGGTGGTGAGAGCAGGGGATTTGGTTGTAGTTTCAGCTTGGAGTGTAGATTTAGTAGGAGCTTCAGATGTGGGTGCAAAATCTGTATCAGATGTTTTCTCTGCACTCTCTTTAGCTGAAGTAGTCTTCTCTTTTGCGCTAGTTGCAGTCTGTTTATTTGTTATCGAAGTCTCTGTAGTTTCAACTGTTGTCTCCTTATTGGCTGTCGAAGATGTCTCTTTGGGTGTATCAGAATTAGGTGGAAGACTGGGTTTGGGATTTGTTGGTTTTACTGTTGTAATCTTGGGAGATATGGTAACTTTGTTGCGTTGGGTGGTAGGAATGTTAGGAGTTGGGGTGAGCTTGAAATCACCTTCGTCCAGTCCACTTCCAGCTTCATCTACAGCTGGTGGTTCTGGGGTAAGTTTCTTTTTAGGAGTTCTTTTCTTCTTAGTGTCTTttactagagaaaaaaatatatacatcttttattttgtaatagttattttttctttaatggtgACATAAAGATCCCATCTTTATCACTGACTAGCTACGTGTCTCTAGGCAAATTGCTAGCCTCTAATACGTCTATTAATTTACTGTGAAATGGTAAATACTCAACCTATCTTATTGGACTATTTTagggaataaatgagataaagggTGAAAAGCACAAGTAAAACGCTATACAAGTAACACATGGAAACAAGTGGCAACTGAAATTACCAACACAATCAATAACACTAATGCATCTCTTTATATTAATGCTCTTTGCCCCTCACTTTCTTTACTCCTCTTATTCCTCATTGCTCAGtgccctttccttcctcctggaaACCTAGTTCCAACGTCTTGTAGATTCACTGCACGAATTACCTCAGAGGCCTCTACAACTACACCCAAGGACTCTGCTCCAGTCACCCCCATGATCCCTGCTGAGCCCGGTTTCCATACACATGGCTGTTAGCTGCTCTCTTTCCTCTGCCCATCTAAACTCGACAGTCCCAGGGGATATAGAGCAGGGATTAGGATGCCATGGCAGCAAAAAGACTCTATTTAACAGGATTTCCCATAGCAGCTACCCCACAGGTGAACTACAAAGACCAAGGGGCGCATCACTGAGATGAGTTCCATTTAGCAAACATGTATTGCACTTCTATTGTAAGCAAGACTCTCTGGATGACTCAAAGATTAAACATCTGGCTATTCAGCTAGAGAGAAGACTTCAAGGGAAGTCAGAACCACCCAGGAAATAAGTTCTTCAAAACTCCAGTATCCAAAATTCAGTATTTCCTGGAGAAAgagaatatattttagaaattcaggaaattataaaaagcagAACAAAGAGAATCTCTTTTCTGGAGGTAATAGCCTACTCTGTAGTTCTTTCTCTGCTACAGAAAAATCAGCCAGATATGACGTATAATTtattaggaaaataataaagaggaTCTGTGAAATGTGGATGATAATATTGCCTTTCCCAGAGAGGTGTACGAGAATTTAAtgcattaacattttaaaacacttaaagcagtataagtgtttgttaaaagaaaaaatctgaggaaagaaaaatgaaaacacaaggatgatagagagagaaggagaataaAGAAACATTATATCAGATAGACAGGAATCCAAATAGAAAACCATATATAATCATCTCTGGTGCCAGCCTGTGGTTCCACAGTTGCTGCTATAGCATCTTTTTATGCTTCGCTTTAAATTTAAGAGTGGTTTCTTAGCTGCTTGACACAAATTTCCTATGGAAGTTTTCACTGGtatcttctaaaataatttttataaagttataTACCCCCCAAATCTTGAAATGTCCTCAAATCATTCTACCAACACACATTACTTTTAGATAATTATTGTTAGCATGGCATTGATATAGTCTTGGATCTTTATCAATGCTCAAACCTTTGGGTTTCTTCTTTAATTCTCTATTAGCAGCTGAATTTTTGGAAGACTTGACTTTCCGAATActtgaagaggaagaggaagaggaggaggaagactcTTGATtttcagaaacagaatgttctataaatcaaataaaaaggTTGATCACACCAACTGTGatttaaagcaaaaaagaatTGCCAGTCCAAATACAACAAGAAATGCTGTTTACTGGTCTACAAATGCCTGTGTTCTGCCTTTATTTTATCAATAATGTAACCAAttgccattttaatttaattgtcaGTTGAAAACAACACATGAGCTTATCACAGATACTCACAATATAACTATATGACTTTCTCTCAACTTTCTGATATCTCACAGAATCTAATGATTCTGCAAAGAAAATCatgggcttttttgtttgtttttgtttttgttttacagtaACACTTGTTTCTTCTGATTATTTTAACCTAGACCCATCCATACTGGgtttggaaaaaaggaaaataaatacctGAGGGTTTATACTTTGGCTTAAACGTTGActtaaaaaacataaacaaaatgtaaTGGGCCTTTAATGACTCATAAGATTACCCTATTCTGTGAGGAGTCATAAAAGTAGTCCATCTACGGTTGTTTCATCTCAGAAACTTCCTTTTGTTACATCTGTCAACTTCCTACCTTCTGTTATTTCCTCTGATTCTATAACTTTCTTAGTCTTCTTCTTGTTTGGTGATTTGGGTGAACGTTTGGCTGTTGATTTGGTGGTTTGAGATGCTCCTGGAGGCGGAGGTGCAGTCTTTGAAGATGGTGGTGATGTGGGATTATGCACTGAGGCCAAGCAAGACAGGTTGGTTAACATCTTGttcatattcatcagtgactctAACTGTGAAAGGCTCAGATGCATTTGGCTCCAAGAGTAGATGCTGGTGAAAACTAGCGCAGGCAGGCTCTAGCCCAACACTAATTACTCCAAACCAATTAATTCTAAGGATGCATTGCTATAAAATACTGGTTCTCAAATTATAAGTTATGACACGGAGGAAAGGCtcaggagtcagaagacctgaacTCCAGTCCGAGGCCTGCAAGGCTTGCCActgagaccttgggcaaatggGTTAACCCCTCTTGAACTTCATTTTCTTGTCTGCAAATTGAGATGTTTATTCTAGA comes from Diceros bicornis minor isolate mBicDic1 chromosome 4, mDicBic1.mat.cur, whole genome shotgun sequence and encodes:
- the PRG4 gene encoding proteoglycan 4 isoform X1, with protein sequence MEWKILPIYLLLLLSVFLIQEASSQDVSSCAGRCGEGYSRDATCNCDYNCQYFMECCPDFKKVCTSELSCKGRCFESFARGRECDCDADCKKYGKCCSDYENFCEEVHNPTSPPSSKTAPPPPGASQTTKSTAKRSPKSPNKKKTKKVIESEEITEEHSVSENQESSSSSSSSSSSIRKVKSSKNSAANRELKKKPKVKDTKKKRTPKKKLTPEPPAVDEAGSGLDEGDFKLTPTPNIPTTQRNKVTISPKITTVKPTNPKPSLPPNSDTPKETSSTANKETTVETTETSITNKQTATSAKEKTTSAKESAEKTSDTDFAPTSEAPTKSTLQAETTTKSPALTTTKEPAPTTPTGPAPTTTKKPAPTTPKEPAPTTVKETAPTTPKEPSPTTTKEPTPTTPKEPVPTTPKEPAPATLKETAPTTPKEPSPTTTKEPTPTTPKEPAPTTPKEPVPTTTKEPAPTTPKEPVPTTLKETAPTTPKEPSPTTTKEPTPTTPKEPAPTTPKEPVPTTIKEPAPTTPKEPVPTTLKETAPTTPKEPSPTTTKEPTPTTPKEPAPTTPKEPVPTTPKEPVPTTTKEPAPTTPKEPVPTTLKETAPTTPKEPSPTTTKEPAPTTPKEPTAITPKEPAPTTSKEPAPTTTKEPIPTTPKEPAPTTPEGPAPTTPKEPAPTSPKEPAPTTPKEPTAITPKEPAPTTTKEPTPTTPKESAPTTPKEPAPTTPKEAAPTTPKEPEPTTPKEPTPTTPKEPAPTTPKEPAPMTPKEPAPTTPREPAPTTTKEPALTTSKKPPPTPKKPAPTSPETPAPTTSEASTPTITMELPTTPKNLDESTPAFPAKPTPKDLENIPQEAAVPTTKAPEVTKPEVTTTAKDKITGKDIHTIPETTTAVQKITTKETATTTEEKTTESKITSTIRPVTSTIEDTTTSSKITPKATTLAPKVMTATKKTTTTEEIMSKLEETTAIPKDTATSSKVTTLKPKKPTKAPKKPTSTKKPSRTPKRKPKTTPIPPKITTTTMPKSNPTSLAEAMLQTTTSPKQTPNPAIVEVIPKKEEADAAEGQKPPMILRPHVLTPIIIPGTDFLVRGPNQGIGVNPMLPDETNLCNGKPVDGLTTLRNGTLVAFRGHYFWTLSPFRPPSPPRRITEVWGIPSPIDTVFTRCNCEGKTFFFKDSQYWRFTNDVKDAGYPKQISKGFGGLNGKIVAALSIATYKNRPESVYFFKRGGSIQQYIYKQEPVKKCTGRRPAINYSVYGETTQIRRRRFERAIGPSQTHTIRIHYSPVRVTYQDKGFLHNEVEVSTLWRGLPNMVTSAISLPNIRKPDGYDYYAFSKDQYYNIDVPSRTARAITTRSGQTLSQVWYSCP
- the PRG4 gene encoding proteoglycan 4 isoform X2; its protein translation is MEWKILPIYLLLLLSVFLIQEASSQELSCKGRCFESFARGRECDCDADCKKYGKCCSDYENFCEEVHNPTSPPSSKTAPPPPGASQTTKSTAKRSPKSPNKKKTKKVIESEEITEEHSVSENQESSSSSSSSSSSIRKVKSSKNSAANRELKKKPKVKDTKKKRTPKKKLTPEPPAVDEAGSGLDEGDFKLTPTPNIPTTQRNKVTISPKITTVKPTNPKPSLPPNSDTPKETSSTANKETTVETTETSITNKQTATSAKEKTTSAKESAEKTSDTDFAPTSEAPTKSTLQAETTTKSPALTTTKEPAPTTPTGPAPTTTKKPAPTTPKEPAPTTVKETAPTTPKEPSPTTTKEPTPTTPKEPVPTTPKEPAPATLKETAPTTPKEPSPTTTKEPTPTTPKEPAPTTPKEPVPTTTKEPAPTTPKEPVPTTLKETAPTTPKEPSPTTTKEPTPTTPKEPAPTTPKEPVPTTIKEPAPTTPKEPVPTTLKETAPTTPKEPSPTTTKEPTPTTPKEPAPTTPKEPVPTTPKEPVPTTTKEPAPTTPKEPVPTTLKETAPTTPKEPSPTTTKEPAPTTPKEPTAITPKEPAPTTSKEPAPTTTKEPIPTTPKEPAPTTPEGPAPTTPKEPAPTSPKEPAPTTPKEPTAITPKEPAPTTTKEPTPTTPKESAPTTPKEPAPTTPKEAAPTTPKEPEPTTPKEPTPTTPKEPAPTTPKEPAPMTPKEPAPTTPREPAPTTTKEPALTTSKKPPPTPKKPAPTSPETPAPTTSEASTPTITMELPTTPKNLDESTPAFPAKPTPKDLENIPQEAAVPTTKAPEVTKPEVTTTAKDKITGKDIHTIPETTTAVQKITTKETATTTEEKTTESKITSTIRPVTSTIEDTTTSSKITPKATTLAPKVMTATKKTTTTEEIMSKLEETTAIPKDTATSSKVTTLKPKKPTKAPKKPTSTKKPSRTPKRKPKTTPIPPKITTTTMPKSNPTSLAEAMLQTTTSPKQTPNPAIVEVIPKKEEADAAEGQKPPMILRPHVLTPIIIPGTDFLVRGPNQGIGVNPMLPDETNLCNGKPVDGLTTLRNGTLVAFRGHYFWTLSPFRPPSPPRRITEVWGIPSPIDTVFTRCNCEGKTFFFKDSQYWRFTNDVKDAGYPKQISKGFGGLNGKIVAALSIATYKNRPESVYFFKRGGSIQQYIYKQEPVKKCTGRRPAINYSVYGETTQIRRRRFERAIGPSQTHTIRIHYSPVRVTYQDKGFLHNEVEVSTLWRGLPNMVTSAISLPNIRKPDGYDYYAFSKDQYYNIDVPSRTARAITTRSGQTLSQVWYSCP
- the PRG4 gene encoding proteoglycan 4 isoform X5, yielding MEWKILPIYLLLLLSVFLIQEASSQELSCKGRCFESFARGRECDCDADCKKYGKCCSDYENFCEEVKDTKKKRTPKKKLTPEPPAVDEAGSGLDEGDFKLTPTPNIPTTQRNKVTISPKITTVKPTNPKPSLPPNSDTPKETSSTANKETTVETTETSITNKQTATSAKEKTTSAKESAEKTSDTDFAPTSEAPTKSTLQAETTTKSPALTTTKEPAPTTPTGPAPTTTKKPAPTTPKEPAPTTVKETAPTTPKEPSPTTTKEPTPTTPKEPVPTTPKEPAPATLKETAPTTPKEPSPTTTKEPTPTTPKEPAPTTPKEPVPTTTKEPAPTTPKEPVPTTLKETAPTTPKEPSPTTTKEPTPTTPKEPAPTTPKEPVPTTIKEPAPTTPKEPVPTTLKETAPTTPKEPSPTTTKEPTPTTPKEPAPTTPKEPVPTTPKEPVPTTTKEPAPTTPKEPVPTTLKETAPTTPKEPSPTTTKEPAPTTPKEPTAITPKEPAPTTSKEPAPTTTKEPIPTTPKEPAPTTPEGPAPTTPKEPAPTSPKEPAPTTPKEPTAITPKEPAPTTTKEPTPTTPKESAPTTPKEPAPTTPKEAAPTTPKEPEPTTPKEPTPTTPKEPAPTTPKEPAPMTPKEPAPTTPREPAPTTTKEPALTTSKKPPPTPKKPAPTSPETPAPTTSEASTPTITMELPTTPKNLDESTPAFPAKPTPKDLENIPQEAAVPTTKAPEVTKPEVTTTAKDKITGKDIHTIPETTTAVQKITTKETATTTEEKTTESKITSTIRPVTSTIEDTTTSSKITPKATTLAPKVMTATKKTTTTEEIMSKLEETTAIPKDTATSSKVTTLKPKKPTKAPKKPTSTKKPSRTPKRKPKTTPIPPKITTTTMPKSNPTSLAEAMLQTTTSPKQTPNPAIVEVIPKKEEADAAEGQKPPMILRPHVLTPIIIPGTDFLVRGPNQGIGVNPMLPDETNLCNGKPVDGLTTLRNGTLVAFRGHYFWTLSPFRPPSPPRRITEVWGIPSPIDTVFTRCNCEGKTFFFKDSQYWRFTNDVKDAGYPKQISKGFGGLNGKIVAALSIATYKNRPESVYFFKRGGSIQQYIYKQEPVKKCTGRRPAINYSVYGETTQIRRRRFERAIGPSQTHTIRIHYSPVRVTYQDKGFLHNEVEVSTLWRGLPNMVTSAISLPNIRKPDGYDYYAFSKDQYYNIDVPSRTARAITTRSGQTLSQVWYSCP
- the PRG4 gene encoding proteoglycan 4 isoform X3, whose product is MEWKILPIYLLLLLSVFLIQEASSQDVSSCAGRCGEGYSRDATCNCDYNCQYFMECCPDFKKVCTSELSCKGRCFESFARGRECDCDADCKKYGKCCSDYENFCEEVHNPTSPPSSKTAPPPPGASQTTKSTAKRSPKSPNKKKTKKVIESEEITEVKDTKKKRTPKKKLTPEPPAVDEAGSGLDEGDFKLTPTPNIPTTQRNKVTISPKITTVKPTNPKPSLPPNSDTPKETSSTANKETTVETTETSITNKQTATSAKEKTTSAKESAEKTSDTDFAPTSEAPTKSTLQAETTTKSPALTTTKEPAPTTPTGPAPTTTKKPAPTTPKEPAPTTVKETAPTTPKEPSPTTTKEPTPTTPKEPVPTTPKEPAPATLKETAPTTPKEPSPTTTKEPTPTTPKEPAPTTPKEPVPTTTKEPAPTTPKEPVPTTLKETAPTTPKEPSPTTTKEPTPTTPKEPAPTTPKEPVPTTIKEPAPTTPKEPVPTTLKETAPTTPKEPSPTTTKEPTPTTPKEPAPTTPKEPVPTTPKEPVPTTTKEPAPTTPKEPVPTTLKETAPTTPKEPSPTTTKEPAPTTPKEPTAITPKEPAPTTSKEPAPTTTKEPIPTTPKEPAPTTPEGPAPTTPKEPAPTSPKEPAPTTPKEPTAITPKEPAPTTTKEPTPTTPKESAPTTPKEPAPTTPKEAAPTTPKEPEPTTPKEPTPTTPKEPAPTTPKEPAPMTPKEPAPTTPREPAPTTTKEPALTTSKKPPPTPKKPAPTSPETPAPTTSEASTPTITMELPTTPKNLDESTPAFPAKPTPKDLENIPQEAAVPTTKAPEVTKPEVTTTAKDKITGKDIHTIPETTTAVQKITTKETATTTEEKTTESKITSTIRPVTSTIEDTTTSSKITPKATTLAPKVMTATKKTTTTEEIMSKLEETTAIPKDTATSSKVTTLKPKKPTKAPKKPTSTKKPSRTPKRKPKTTPIPPKITTTTMPKSNPTSLAEAMLQTTTSPKQTPNPAIVEVIPKKEEADAAEGQKPPMILRPHVLTPIIIPGTDFLVRGPNQGIGVNPMLPDETNLCNGKPVDGLTTLRNGTLVAFRGHYFWTLSPFRPPSPPRRITEVWGIPSPIDTVFTRCNCEGKTFFFKDSQYWRFTNDVKDAGYPKQISKGFGGLNGKIVAALSIATYKNRPESVYFFKRGGSIQQYIYKQEPVKKCTGRRPAINYSVYGETTQIRRRRFERAIGPSQTHTIRIHYSPVRVTYQDKGFLHNEVEVSTLWRGLPNMVTSAISLPNIRKPDGYDYYAFSKDQYYNIDVPSRTARAITTRSGQTLSQVWYSCP
- the PRG4 gene encoding proteoglycan 4 isoform X4 — its product is MEWKILPIYLLLLLSVFLIQEASSQDVSSCAGRCGEGYSRDATCNCDYNCQYFMECCPDFKKVCTSELSCKGRCFESFARGRECDCDADCKKYGKCCSDYENFCEEVKDTKKKRTPKKKLTPEPPAVDEAGSGLDEGDFKLTPTPNIPTTQRNKVTISPKITTVKPTNPKPSLPPNSDTPKETSSTANKETTVETTETSITNKQTATSAKEKTTSAKESAEKTSDTDFAPTSEAPTKSTLQAETTTKSPALTTTKEPAPTTPTGPAPTTTKKPAPTTPKEPAPTTVKETAPTTPKEPSPTTTKEPTPTTPKEPVPTTPKEPAPATLKETAPTTPKEPSPTTTKEPTPTTPKEPAPTTPKEPVPTTTKEPAPTTPKEPVPTTLKETAPTTPKEPSPTTTKEPTPTTPKEPAPTTPKEPVPTTIKEPAPTTPKEPVPTTLKETAPTTPKEPSPTTTKEPTPTTPKEPAPTTPKEPVPTTPKEPVPTTTKEPAPTTPKEPVPTTLKETAPTTPKEPSPTTTKEPAPTTPKEPTAITPKEPAPTTSKEPAPTTTKEPIPTTPKEPAPTTPEGPAPTTPKEPAPTSPKEPAPTTPKEPTAITPKEPAPTTTKEPTPTTPKESAPTTPKEPAPTTPKEAAPTTPKEPEPTTPKEPTPTTPKEPAPTTPKEPAPMTPKEPAPTTPREPAPTTTKEPALTTSKKPPPTPKKPAPTSPETPAPTTSEASTPTITMELPTTPKNLDESTPAFPAKPTPKDLENIPQEAAVPTTKAPEVTKPEVTTTAKDKITGKDIHTIPETTTAVQKITTKETATTTEEKTTESKITSTIRPVTSTIEDTTTSSKITPKATTLAPKVMTATKKTTTTEEIMSKLEETTAIPKDTATSSKVTTLKPKKPTKAPKKPTSTKKPSRTPKRKPKTTPIPPKITTTTMPKSNPTSLAEAMLQTTTSPKQTPNPAIVEVIPKKEEADAAEGQKPPMILRPHVLTPIIIPGTDFLVRGPNQGIGVNPMLPDETNLCNGKPVDGLTTLRNGTLVAFRGHYFWTLSPFRPPSPPRRITEVWGIPSPIDTVFTRCNCEGKTFFFKDSQYWRFTNDVKDAGYPKQISKGFGGLNGKIVAALSIATYKNRPESVYFFKRGGSIQQYIYKQEPVKKCTGRRPAINYSVYGETTQIRRRRFERAIGPSQTHTIRIHYSPVRVTYQDKGFLHNEVEVSTLWRGLPNMVTSAISLPNIRKPDGYDYYAFSKDQYYNIDVPSRTARAITTRSGQTLSQVWYSCP